The genome window GCTGGTACTCCAGCACCGCAGCCTGGATGTCGGAATTGGCCGGCATTGCCGTGCGCAGGCTGAGCCCGAGCCGCTGCGAAGCCTTCTGCTTGGCCAGCCGGTAGTCGGTGAGCCGTTCCTCGACGAGGATGCGCGCTGTCTCGCGGACCAGATCCACACCGGCAAGGCTTGCCGATCGCTTGCCCATGATTGCTGCCCCACCGGAACCTGCGAATAACTTATGCAGGTGTAGCGATGGCGTCAACGTTGTCGCGCGCCGATATAGAGAGTTGCTATCGAGAGTTAGTAGAGCGCGTCCAGCGCGGAACCGCCAGGTTCGCTGCTGGTGGCATGTTCCATGTCCGGCAACCGCTCTTCGGGCAGCGTCTCGAAGACTACCGACTCGGCATCCGGGTGTGCGATGAGACCGCTGTCCGCGTCGATGCGCACGTCGATCAGGCCCTCAGGTCGCGGCATGAAGCCTTGCGGAACGCCTTCCAGAGCGACGTTCATGAAATCGATCCATACCGGCAGTGCCGCGCGTGAGCCGCCTTCGCCGCGTCCTAGCCGGCGCGGTTGATCGTGGCCGATCCAGACCGCCGCCGCGAGTTCGCGCTGGATGCCGACGAACCAGGCGTCGGCCTCGTCGTTGGTCGTTCCCGTCTTGCCCGCGATGTCGCTGCGCCCCAGCCGTGTGGCGCGGGCGCCGGTGCCCCGGCGCGTGACGTCGCGCATCATGTCGGCCGTCATCCAGGCGACGCGTTCGTTGACGGTGCGCGGTAGGCAACCCGGCACTTCCAGTGGTGCGGGAGGTAGCGCCCCCTCGGCCTTGCGCCGTTCGCTGGGCAGCGCCGCACTGGTGGGCACCGGCATGCTGATGGTGGCAGGGACGAGATCCTCCGCCTCGCCTTCCGCTTCGTCTTCGGTGGCGTCCTGCGCGCGCGTGGCCTCGTACTCGAAAGTCGCCGGCAGCGGGTTGTCGCACAGTGGCGGAATCGGCGTAACGATGGGGCGGGCGTTCTCCTCGGCGCGGTCGATGCGCGCGATGAAGTAGGGGTCCACCAGGTGGCCGCCGTTGGCGAAAGTGGCGAAGGCGCGGGACATTTCCAGCGGCGTGAAGACTGGGCTGCCCAGCGCCAGCGATAGATTGTTCGGCATGCGTTCCAGCGGTAGGCCGAATCGTGTGGCGTAGTTGCGCCCGACCTCTACCCCGATGCTGCGCAACAGCTTGATGGAAATGATGTTGCGCGAGTGCACCAGCGCCTCGCGCAGGCGTGTCGGCCCGTGGAAGCGGCCGCTGTAGTTGCGAGGGCGCCACTTCGCCTCCAGCGCGTAGTCCTCCATGACGATAGGGGCGTCGATGAGCACCGAGGCCGGGGTAAATCCCTGATCGAGGGCCGCAGCGTAGATGATCGGCTTGATGGCGCTGCCCGGCTGTCGTTCGGCCTGGATGGCGCGATTGAAGCGGCCATCGAAGAAGTCGTAGCCGCCGACCAGTGCGGTGATGGCGCCGCTGTCGGGCCGCATGGCTACGACTGCACCCTGAGCGATGGGCTCGGCCGCGAGTCGCCAGTCGGCTTGCTCGGGGTCGACTTCGGCTTCATCTCCCTCGCCATCCCGGTTTTCGAGATAGACGAGGGCGCCGCGAGTCAGTCGGGTGTCGCCCAGCTCGGCCCAGTCGTAGTCCTCGGGCGTGAGGCGTGCGCGATCGCCGGTAGCCAGTGTCAGCTGCATGCCTTCTGCATCGTGTGAAAGCACGACGGCGCGGGTCAGCCCGGCCAGGCGCGGCAGCTCGTTGATGCCGGTGATCACGGCCTCCGCGAGCGGCTCGCCGCCCAGCTCATCGCGTACTGTCTCGGCGATCATCGGGCGATTCGTCCGGTAGCCCTGGCGTGCGCTGTGCTCGCGCAGATGCCGGCGCAGCGCGTTGGTGGCGGCCTTCTGCTGGCGGCTGTCGATGGTCGTGGTGACACGGTAGCCGTCGGTGTACGCGGCATCGCCGTAGCGGTCGATCATCTCCTGGCGCACCATCTCGGCGACGAAATGCGCATCGACGTCGACATCGGCGCGCTCGGGGTTGGCGATCACCGGCTCGGCACGCGCGCGCTGCAGCGCCGCATCGTCGATGTAGCCGAGATCGTGCATGCGCCCCAGCACGTAGTCGCGCCGCTCGAGTGCGCGCTCCGGATCGTTGACCGGATTGTCGCGCGAGGGGGCCTTGGGCAGCCCGGCCAGCACTGCCATCTGGGAGACGCTGAGCTCCGCCACCGGCTGGCCGAAGTAGACCTTGGCGGCGGCGCCGACGCCGTAGGCGCGCTCACCGAGGTAGATCTTGTTGAGATAGCTCTCCAGGATCTGTTCCTTGGACAGCACCTCTTCCATACGCAGCGCCAGGAAGATCTCGCGGATCTTGCGCTCGTAGGTGCGCTCGCGCGTAAGGAAGAAGTTGCGCGCGAGCTGCATCGTGATCGTGCTTCCGCCCTGGCTGCGCTCACCGGTCAGCATCAGATTGATGCCGGCGCGCAGGATTCCCTGCCAGTCGACGCCCGGATGCTCGAAGAAGCGCGCGTCCTCGGCAGCGATGAAGGCTTCAATAAGCGGCTTCGGAAGCTCCGCATAGTCCAGCGGATCACGCCGCTCGGCGCCGAACTCGCCGATAAGCTTCCCATCGCGCGTATAGATGCGCAGCGGCACCTGCAAAGGGAGCTCCTGCACGGCCTCGACCGAGGGCAGATCGCCTTCGTAGATTTTCTTGGCGACGAAGAAGCCCGCAGTGGCCAGCGCGGCCCCCGCCGCGAGGACGACGATCAGCACAAAGCCCGTGCGCAGGGCGATTCTGGAGGCGAGAGACATGAGAAAGGCAGGCGGACCGAAAGCGACAGAGAGCGTAGCAGTGGCGCTATGCGCTGCCGCATGGCGCTTACATATCAGGGGCTTGGGTGAAGAATCTAGTGTTGCATCCGAGCTTCACCGCGTTATATTAGCGGACACAGGCCGATGCAGCCGGGGGGAGGAGCTGCGCGGTCGCCACGCGAGCGGTGCCTAGATGGGAGTGATGCCGAGGCTGTTCGGGCGCAGGAGCCAGCCACTGGTTGGCGTGGATATTTCCGCGTCCGCCATCAAGCTGGTGGAGCTGTCCGGTGACGAAGACGACCCGCAGGTCGTCGCCTTCGCGGTGGAGCCTTTACCTGAGGGCGCCATCATTGATCGACAGATCAGTGATCCCGATGCCTTGGCCAGCGCCCTCAAGCGCACGCTGTCGCGCGCCGGTACGAAGACGCGGCGCGTCGCCCTGGCCGTACCGGGCGCCTCGGTGATTTCCAAGGTCATCACCATGCCGGCCTCGCTCTCCGAGAACGATATGGAAGAGCAGATCGCCGTCGAGGCTGATCAGTACATTCCCTATCCGGTCGCCGAGGTCAGCCTGGACTTCGAGGTCATCGGCCCTTCGGAGAATGACCCTGACGCAGTGGACGTATTGCTGGCCGCCTGCCGTCGCGAGCACGTCGAGGCGCTGACCCAGGTTCTGGAGCTGGCCGAACTCGAGCCCGCCGTCGTCGACGCCGAACCCTTCGTGCTGGAGAACGCCTGCGACTATCTGCGTCGCCAGATGCCGGCGGAAGGCAGCGGCCATACCGTGGCGGTGATCGACATCGGCAACAGCGCCACGCATGTCAACGTGCTGCACGATGGCGACAGCGTCTTCTCGCGCGAACACAGCGTCGGTGGCCGCAACCTGACCGAGGAGATCATGCGCGCCTACGGCATGGACCTGGCGGAGGCGGCGCAGGCGAAGAAGGAGAACGCGCTGCCCGAGGACTATCGCGAATCGATCCTGATTCCCTTCTTCGACGAAGTCGCTCAGCTCGTGGATCGCAGCTTCCAGATGTTCTTTGCCTCGGGGCGTGTCAGCCAGCACATCGACCAGCTGCTGATCGCCGGTGGCTCGGCTTATCTGGAAGGCATCGTCGAGCATCTCGGCCAGCGCCTGCAGATCCCCGCCGAGCGCGCACGCCCGCTGACCGGCATGAAGGTGGCCCTGCGCAGCCGCTCCGCGAATCTGGAACGCAACGAGAGCGCGCTGCTGCTCGCCCTCGGTCTGGCCTCCCGAACCTTTGACCCGGTGCGCTAGCCTATGGCCACGCACATCAATCTTCTGGATTGGCGCACCGCGCGTCGCGAGCGCCGGCTCCAGGAATTCAAGAAGCAGATGATCGGTGCAGCCGTCCTCGGTGGCGCCGTCGCCTTGCTGTGGTGGATGCACGCCGGCTCGGTGCTCTCCGATCAGCAGGCGCGCAACAATCTGCTGCGTAGCGAGATCCAGCGGCTCGACCAGGAAATCAAGGAGATCTCGCAGCTCGAACAGGTCCAGCAGAATCTGTTGGCGCGCATGGAGGTCATCGATTCGCTGCAGGCTTCGCGTTCGGCGACCGTGCATTTCTTCGATCAGCTCGTGGAGACCCTCCCCGACGGCGTGCATTTGCAGAGACTTCAGCAGAACGATCAGGAAGTCACGATCGAGGGCATCGCCGAGTCGAACGCGCGCGTATCGAGCTACATGAAGAATCTGGACACGTCACGCTGGTTCGACAACCCGCGCCTGGTGGTCATCCGCAGCAACCAGCGCGAGAACGATCGAGTGCGCCAGTCCCAGTTCACGCTGCGGGTGCAGGTACTGCGCGATCCGCAGAGCGCGAATGAGGAGGGCGACGATGCAGATTGATCTGCGCCGCCGTTTCGAGGAGCTGCAGGGCCTGGATCTGCAGAATCCGGGCAGCTGGCCGGATTGGGTGCGGACAGCCGCCGCCGTGCTGCTGGCCACGGTGCTGATCGCCGGTAGCTACTGGTACCTCATCAAGGATCGCTACGTCGAGGCCGAGCGCGCCGCGCGTACCGAGCAGGAGCTGCGTAGCGAATTCGAGACCAAGCAGCGCCGCGCTGCCGCCCTCGACGCCTACCGCGCCCGCCTTGAGCAAATGGAACGCGACTTCGGCGCCATGCTGCGTCAGCTGCCCGGCAAGGCCGAGGTCGCGAACCTGCTCAATGACATTTCGCGCACGCGCAGCGCCAACAATCTGGACGAGGAGATCTTCGAGCCGCAGTCGGAGATCGTGCGTGACTTCTACGCCGAGCTGCCGAATCGCATCGTCGTCGTCGGCACCTTCCACGACATGGCGCGCTTCGTCTCGGATATCGCTGAGCTGTCGCGCATCGTGACCATCGAACAGGTGGAGATCTCGCGCACCGGTGGTGGCGGTGGCAACGACAGCGATGCGCCCACCGAGTTGCGCATGTCGGCTACAGCCAAGACCTACCGCTACCTTGATGACGACGAACTCGCCGCGCAGCGCAGCAGCGGCGCGCGCAGGGGGCGGCGATGAAGACGGCCCGACTGCTTCTGCCGCTCGCCGCGCTGTTTCTGGTGGCCTGCGACGACGGGCGTGAGGATCTGCGCGCCTATATCGACCGCATCAACGATCGGCCCGGGCGCGAGCTGGAACCGCTGCCCGAGCCGAAGCCTTACGAAAGCTTCGTCTATCGCGAGGCTGACCGCCGCGACCCCTTCGCACCGATTCGCCCCCAGCGCGAGGAGAGGCGTGGCGGGCTGCGCCCGGATCAGGACCGGCCGCGCGAGCCGCTGGAAGCCTATCCGCTGGACAGCCTGACGATGGTCGGCTTGATCGAGCGCGCGGGTACCCGTTTCGCGCTGCTCCGCGACCCAGAGAATAAGATTCACCGCGTATCCGTCGGCATGCACGCCGGCCAGAACTATGGCCGCATCACGGCCGTGACGCCCACCGAAACGCAGCTCGTCGAGATCGTTCCCGATGGCTTCGGCGGCTGGACCGAGCGCCCGGCCACGATCCCGCTCGCCGAGTAGAGAATCATGCAGGAGACCGATTCCATGTCCGGACAACTCATCATGCGGCACTTGCGCCGGGGGGCAGGCGGCCTGCTGCTGGCCGTGCTCGCCACCGCCGCGCCCGCTCAGTCCGAGCGCAGCATCGAGGCGATCGATCACGTCGCCCTCGACACCAATAGCGTGCGCATCACCCTTACCTTCGACGGCCCGGCGCCCGAGCCGAAGAGCTTCTTCGTCGAGGAACCGGCGCGGCTGTCCATCGATCTGCCGAATACTCGTCTTGGCGATCTGGGCCGCGTGCACCGCATCAATGTCGGTGACACGCGCTCGCTGGCGCTGGCCGAGGCCAGCGACCGGACGCGTGCGGTGCTTGAGTTGACCGCCGCGTTGCCCTATCAGATCACACGCGATGCCAATCAGCTCAATATTCTCGTCAATGCCGGAGAGAATCGGCAGGCCGTAACGAAGCCGGCGGGAGAACAGACAGCCGGCGCCGGTGGCGCCGAGCCGACCCGCGAGGCGGCGAAGCAGAAAGACGCTCCCGCAGGTCCGGCGATCCGCAACATCGATTTCCGCCGCGGCGAAGACGGTGCTGGACGGGTCATCGTTGACCTCACCCGCGCAGATGTCCGCATCGACAGCAGTGAATCGGAAGGCCGCATCATTGCGCGCTTCCGGGATGCCCGCGCCTCGTCCGAGCGCTACGAGCGCCTCGACGTGCTGGATTTCGCCACCCCCGTCAAGAGCATCGCACTGCGTCCGGATGGCAGCGACAGTGAGCTGGTCGTCACGCCCATCGCCGACGCGCGCTATGAGCAGATCGCCTATCAGGCCGGTCGTCGCTACACCATCGAGCTGAAGCCGCTCAGCGAGGCGGAGGAACGTGAGCGCGACGTTGCCGAGCCGGTCTACGAAGGCGAGCGCATCTCGCTGAGTTTTCAGGATGTCGAGGTCCGCTCGCTGCTGCAGATCATTGCGGATGTCGCTGAAACCAATCTGGTCGTCTCCGACAGCGTCGACGGCAGTATGACGCTGCGCCTGGAGAATGTGCCCTGGGATCAGGCGCTGGACATCGTTCTGCGTCAGCGCGGGCTTGGTATGCAGGAGCGCGGCAACGTCATGATGATCGCGCCTAACAGCGAGATCACCGAGCGCGCCTCGCAGGAGCGCGCCGCCCGGCGCGCCCGTGAAGAGCTGTCGCCGCTGCGTACCGAGGTCATCCAGGTCAACTACTCGCGCGCCGGCGATCTCGCCGGAATCATCCGCGAGGCCTCCGAGCAGCGCGAGGGTGGCGGTAACTCCGAGAACGATGTGCGCGAATCCGAGCTGCTCAGCCGGCGCGGCAAGATTACCGTCGACGAGCGTACCAACTCGCTGATCGTGCAGGAGGCGCGCGACAATCTCGCCGCGATTCGCCGCCTTGTCCAGCGCCTGGACGTGCCGGTGCGCCAGGTGCTCATCGAATCGCGCATCGCTATCGTCAACGACGATTTCGAGAAGAACCTCGGCGTGCAGGCCGGCTTCACGAGCATTGGCACGACGGGAGACGCCACGGTCGGCTTCAGCGGCTCGGGCAACGCCGCCAACACCGTAGTCAACGGCGGTGTTCCCGGCTTCGCCGATCGTCTGGGCGTGCGCCTGCCCATCGCCAGCCCCGCCGGCCAGTTTGGCGTTGCCGTGCTGGGTAGCGACTTCCTCGTCGATCTGGAGCTGTCGGCCATGCAGTCCGAAGGTCGCGGTGAGCTGGTCTCGACGCCGCGTGTCGTGACGGCCGACCGCAGCGAGGCGGTCATCAAGCAGGGCCTGCAGATTCCGATCACCACGCGCAGCCAGCAGGACGCCGAGTCGACCACTACGGAGTTCGTCGACGCGCTGCTTGAGCTGCGCGTCACGCCCGAGATCACTCCGGACGACGGCGTTTTCCTGAATTTGCTGGTGACGCGCAATGAGCCCGATTTCACGCAGGTGAACGCCGACGGCAATCCGGCCATCGCCACGCGCGAAGTCGGCACGCGCGTTCTGGTGCGCACCGGTGAAACCCTTGTGCTCGGCGGTGCCTATGAGTCGGAAACCACCGAGACGGTGACCAAGGTGCCGTTGCTCGGCGATATACCGATCATCGGTCGGCTGTTCCGCAGCGACTCGAGCATGAACAGTCAGCGCGAGCTGCTGGTCTTCGTGACGCCGAAGATCCTCAAGGAAGGCCTCGATATCGGCGGCGAGTGATTCCGGGGCCGGTCGCCGACTGGCGACCGGCCGGGCCGATATACTGCGCCCCCCTTGTATCGGGGAAGCTTGCTTCCCGCCTACCGTGAGCGTTCGCCCGCCCTTCAGGCTCCTGCAGCGACGCCGGCCGCGCAGCGAGCGGCCCGCCGCTCCCGCGTGCAGTGGCCGCATCTTCCTCGTCGGGCCCATGGGGTCCGGCAAGACGACGCTGGGCCGTCGACTCGCTTCGCTGCTGGGTATGGATTTCGTCGACAGCGACCACGAGATCGAGCGTCGTACCGGTGTCGATATCCCCTTCATCTTCGAGAAGGAGGGGGAGGCCGGCTTCCGGCGGCGCGAGCACGACATCCTCCAGGAACTTGCCGGCCGCGATGGCGTCGTGGTCGCCACTGGCGGCGGCGCGGTGCTGGACGCCGCGACGCGCGCTCGATTGCAGAAGGCCGGCCACGTCATCTATCTGCACGCCAGCGTCGACCAGCAGCTGCGCCGTACCGCGCGCAGCCGCCACCGCCCGCTGTTGCGCTCCGGCGACCGTCGCGCCATCCTCGCGCGGCTGCTCGCCGAGCGCGATCCGCTCTACCGCGAGACGGCTCACCGTATCGTTGCCACGGACGGGCGCAACACGCGCGCGCTCGCCCACGAGATCCATCGCAGCCTTATGCAGGAGAAGTCCGCGCCGTGACCGCAACCGCCCGACGTCTGCCCCCTCGTCAGCTGCAGGTCGAGCTGGGCGCGCGCACTTATCCCATCCGCATTGGTAGCGGGCTGATCGCCGACGCGGGTGCCTGGCGCGAGCTGCACGACCGCCCCGTGCGCCTGCTCAGCGACGAGGAAGTGGCGCGGCATTGGCTGAAGTCGGTGGTCGCGCAGCGCGACATCGCCCCGGAGCACACGCGCATCGTGCCGTCGGGCGAGGGCACCAAGACCATGCAGCAGGTGGAGGCCTGCCTCGACTGGCTGCTGGAGACGCGGATGCCGCGCGACGGCGTGCTGATTGCCCTCGGCGGCGGTGTTATCGGCGATCTTGCCGGTTTCGTGGCGGCGATCTATCAGCGCGGCATCGATTTCGTGCAGGTGCCGACGACGCTGCTGGCGCAGGTCGACTCCAGCGTCGGCGGCAAGACCGGCGTCAATCATGCGCTTGGCAAGAATCTCATCGGTGCCTTTCACCAGCCGCGGCTGGTGCTGGCCGACTGCGAGACACTTTCCACCTTGCCCGCCCGCGAGCTCAGCGCGGGTCTTGCCGAAGTCATCAAGTACGGCATGCTGGGCGACGCGGACTTCTTTGCCTGGTTGGAGGACAACATGGCCAAGCTGCGCGCCCTGGATGCGCAGCGTGTCATGGACGTCATCGAGCGCTGCTGCACGATGAAGGCTCAGGTCGTGGTTGCCGATGAACGAGAATCCGGGCGTCGCGCCCTGCTCAACCTGGGCCACACTTTCGCCCACGCCATCGAGACCCACACTGAATACGCGCGCTATTTGCATGGCGAGGCGGTGGGTATCGGCCTGGTCATGGCTGCAGGGCTGTCGCGCCGGCTGGGCTGGCTGAGCGCGAGCGAGGTCGAGCGCGTGCAGGCATTGGTGGCAGCCGCCGGTTTGCCCAGCACCGTCCCGGAGGACATGACACCGGCGGATTTCATGCGCCACATGGCACACGACAAGAAGGTGGTTTCCGGCCGGCTTCGCTTCGTGCTGCTGCGGCGGCTGGGCGAGGCGCTGGTCACCGGCGATGTGCCGGCGGAGCAGCTTTCGCGGCTGCTGGCCGAGTACTGCACGGCGACGGATTCGGCCTGATGGCCGTCGTGGCCTGGGCGGCCGACCCGGCGCGCAGCCGTGGCCGGCATTACGCCGAGCCGGCGCCGTCGGGGCGCAGCGAGTACCAGCGCGACCGCGACCGCATCGTGCACAGTGGCGCCTTCCGCCGGCTGGAGTACAAGACCCAGGTATTTCTCAACCACGAAGGCGACTGGTTCCGGACGCGGCTGACGCATTCGCTGGAAGTCGCGCAGATCGCGCGCTCGCTCGCGCGCTCGCTGACGCTGGACGAGGATCTGGTGGAGGCGATCTGCCTGGCGCACGACCTCGGCCATACCCCCTTCGGCCACGCCGGTCAGGACGCGCTCAATGCCTGCATGAAGGACCTCGGCGGCTTCGAGCACAACCTGCAATCGCTGCGCGTGGTCGACGAGCTGGAAGACAAGTACGCCGACTTCCGTGGCCTGAATCTCACCTTCGAGACGCGCGAGGGCATCCTCAAGCATTGCTCGCGCGCGCGCGCCGCCGAGCTGGGTGCGCTCGGCGAGCGCTTCCTGAACGGTACGCAGCCGGGCATGGAGGCGCAGCTCGCCAATCTGGCGGACGAGATCGCCTACAACAACCACGACATCGACGACGGCATCCGCGCCGGCTTGATCAGCCTGGACGAGTTGGAGGCGCTGCCGTTGGTGGCGGAGCCGCTACGCGAGGTGCGCCGCCTGCATCCGCAGGCCAGCGACCGCCAGCGGCGGCACGAAGTCATCCGGCGCCTGATCACGATTCTTGTCGACGACCTGCGCGCCACCACCGAGGCGCGCCTGGCCACGGCTGCGCCGGACTCGCCGGAAGCCGTGCGCGCTCAGTCGCGCCCGATGGTGGCCTTCTCCGACGCCATGCGCACGCAGGCCACCGAACTCAAGCGCTTCCTCTACACCCGCGTCTATCGCCACCACCGCGTTTACCGCATGACGCGCAAGGCCCAGCGCGTCATCCGCGAGCTCTTCGAGGCGCTGGTGGACGATCCGCTGCTGCTGCCGCCCGAGTTCCAGGCCGTGGCTGCGGCCGGCCGCGAGGCCGAGGGCGAGGCCGGCGTGGCGCGGGCCGTAGCCGACTATATCGCCGGCATGACCGACCGTTACGCGCTGCATGTCCACGGCAGCTTGTTCAACCTCCGGCAGGTGGATTGAAAAAGCGCGATAATAGCGACTTGCGCTAGCGATCAAAGGGCCGCTTTTCCTTGACACAAAAGGCTTGCTGATCGATAGTCGCCGGTCGCGCTGCGGCGAATTCCGACGTCTGACCCCGAGAACAGGCGCCCATCTGGAACAGGTGGCGCGTCACGGGGGAGTGTCGCCGCAGCCTCCATGCGCCTCCACCATGGATTGCTTATGTCGATGCAGCTCCCCGCTTCCGGCCTGTACCGCCCGGCCTTCGAGCATGACAACTGCGGCTTCGGCCTGATTGCCAATATGGATGGCAAGGCCAGCCATTGGCTGGTTCAGACCGCCGTTACCGCCCTGGCGCGCATGACGCACCGCGGCGCCATTGCCGCCGACGGCAAGACCGGCGACGGCTGCGGCCTGCTCATGAAGAAGCCGGACGCCTTCCTGCGCGCGGAAGCCGACAGGCTCGGCTTCGCCCTCGGCGAGCTGTATGCCGCCGGCAACGTCTTCCTGTCCAACGACACCGCCGAACAGAGCGCCCAGCGCGAGGCCATCGAGGCCGGCTGCGTGCGTCACGGCCTGCGCGTCGCCGGCTGGCGCACGGTGCCTACCGATTCCAGTGTCTGCGGCGAGGAGGCGCTGTCGACGCTGCCCGCCATCGAGCAGGTCTTCGTCGTGCCCGAGGGCGCCGCGCTGGATGCGCGCGCTTTCGAGATCCGCCTGTTCAAGGCGCGGCGCAATGCCGAGAAGCGCATCAGCGAGAACGGCAACGAAGATTTCTACATCACGCATCTGTCGTCGCATTCGCTGGTCTACAAGGGGCTGGTGATGCCGGAGCATCTGCCGGCCTTCTACCAGGATCTGTCGAATCCGGAGCTGGCCTCGGCCATCTGCGTTTTCCATCAGCGCTTCTCGACCAACACCATGCCGCGCTGGAATCTGGCGCAGCCCTTCCGCTTCCTCGCCCACAACGGCGAGATCAACACCATCCAGGGCAACCGCAAGTGGGCGGTGGCGCGCGCCAAGAAGTTCGCCTGCGAGGCGCTGGGCGACATCGAGGAGATCACGCCGCTGGTCGGCCAGCACGGCTCGGACTCCGAGTCGCTGGACCACATGCTGGAAGTGCTGCTCGCCGGCGGCAAGGACATCTTTGCCGCCATGCGCGCACTGATCCCGCCGGCCTGGCAGAACGTCGAGCATCTCGACCCGGATGTGCGCGCCTTCTTCGAGTACAGCTCGATGAATCTCGAGCCCTGGGACGGGCCGGCCGGTGTTGTGCTGACCGATGGTCGCTACGCGGCCTGCTGCCTGGACCGGAACGGTCTCCGCCCGGCGCGCTATGTACTGACCAAGGACCGCCACATCACGCTGGCCTCGGAGGTCGGGGTCTGGGACTACAAGCCCGAGGATGTGCTGGAGAAGGGCCGCCTGCGTCCGGGCCAGATGATCGCCGTCGATACCAGCAACGGCGAGATCCTGCAGCCGGCTGACATCGACGCGAAGCTGGCCGAGCGTGCGCCCTACAAGAGCTGGCTGAAGAACAGCGTGCAGCGGCTGCAGGCGCGGCTGACCGAGAGCCCCGAGATGCTGGACCGCATCGGTGCCGATTCGGTGGCGATCTACCAGAAGCTCTTCAACCTCAGCTACGAGGAGCGCGAGCAGGTGCTGCGCGTGCTGGCCGAGGCCGGCGCCGAAGCCATCGGTTCGATGGGCGATGACACGCCCATGGCCGTGCTGTCGCAGCAGCAGCGCTCGCTCTACGACTACTTCCGGCAGGTCTTCGCCCAGGTCACCAACCCGGCCATCGACCCGCTGCGCGAGCAGATCGTCATGTCCCTGGAGTGCCAGCTGGGCGCCGAAAGCGGGGTCTTCGACGAGACCGCCGAGGGGGCTTCGCGCCTGCTCGTCGACTCGCCGGTGCTGTCCGAAGGCAAGTTCAAGCAGATGCTGGCGCTGGGTGCCGAGAACCCCGACTACGCACATCAGGTCATCGACCTGAACTACGATCCGGCCGAGACGAAGCTCCAGGCCGCCGTCGAGGCGGTCTGCGAGCGCGCCGTCTCCGCCGTGCGCGCCGGCAAGGTCATCCTGGTGCTGTCGGATCGCGGTGTGGCGCGTGACAAGCTGCCCATCCACGCGCTGCTGGCCACCGGCGCGGTGCAGAACCGCCTGATCAACGAGGGCCTGCGCACGGACTGCAATCTCATCATCGAGACGGCCACCGCGCGCGACCCGCACCACTTCGCCTGCCTCATCGGCTACGGCGCGTCCTGCGTCTATCCCTATCTGGCCTACGCCACGCTCTACGATCTGCGCGGCCGCGGTCAGATCCCCGGGCGCGAGGACGTCGATCTGGCGCGCGCCTATCGCAAGGGCATCAACAAGGGCCTCTACAAGATCATGTCGAAGATGGGCATCTCGACGGTAGCGAGCTACCGCGGCGCCCAGCTTTTCGAGATCGTGGGCCTGGGCAGCGAGGTGGTGGATCTGTGCTTCACGGATTCCATCTCGCGCATCGAGGGTGCGCGCTTCTCCGACCTCGAGAAGGACCAGCAGCACCTGGCCTGGCGCGCCTGGAACCCGCGCAAGCGCATTGACCAGGGCGGCCAGTACAAGTTCGTGCACGACAAGGAGTACCACGCCTACAACCCGGACGTGGTCTCGGTGCTGCACCAGGCCGTGCAGAACAGCGATGTCGAGAAGTACCGCGAGTTCGCCGATCTGGTGAACCATCGCCCGGTGGCGACGGTGCGCGACCTGCTCAAGCTGAAGCTGGCCGATGAGCCGCTGCCGATGACGGAGATCGAATCGGTGGAGCGCATCTTCACGCGCTTCGACTCCGCCGGCATGAGCCTGGGCGCATTGTCGCCCGAGGCGCACGAGGCGCTGGCGGTGGCGATGAACCGCATCGGTGGCCGCAGCAACTCGGGCGAGGGTGGCGAG of Algiphilus aromaticivorans DG1253 contains these proteins:
- the gltB gene encoding glutamate synthase large subunit, with the protein product MQLPASGLYRPAFEHDNCGFGLIANMDGKASHWLVQTAVTALARMTHRGAIAADGKTGDGCGLLMKKPDAFLRAEADRLGFALGELYAAGNVFLSNDTAEQSAQREAIEAGCVRHGLRVAGWRTVPTDSSVCGEEALSTLPAIEQVFVVPEGAALDARAFEIRLFKARRNAEKRISENGNEDFYITHLSSHSLVYKGLVMPEHLPAFYQDLSNPELASAICVFHQRFSTNTMPRWNLAQPFRFLAHNGEINTIQGNRKWAVARAKKFACEALGDIEEITPLVGQHGSDSESLDHMLEVLLAGGKDIFAAMRALIPPAWQNVEHLDPDVRAFFEYSSMNLEPWDGPAGVVLTDGRYAACCLDRNGLRPARYVLTKDRHITLASEVGVWDYKPEDVLEKGRLRPGQMIAVDTSNGEILQPADIDAKLAERAPYKSWLKNSVQRLQARLTESPEMLDRIGADSVAIYQKLFNLSYEEREQVLRVLAEAGAEAIGSMGDDTPMAVLSQQQRSLYDYFRQVFAQVTNPAIDPLREQIVMSLECQLGAESGVFDETAEGASRLLVDSPVLSEGKFKQMLALGAENPDYAHQVIDLNYDPAETKLQAAVEAVCERAVSAVRAGKVILVLSDRGVARDKLPIHALLATGAVQNRLINEGLRTDCNLIIETATARDPHHFACLIGYGASCVYPYLAYATLYDLRGRGQIPGREDVDLARAYRKGINKGLYKIMSKMGISTVASYRGAQLFEIVGLGSEVVDLCFTDSISRIEGARFSDLEKDQQHLAWRAWNPRKRIDQGGQYKFVHDKEYHAYNPDVVSVLHQAVQNSDVEKYREFADLVNHRPVATVRDLLKLKLADEPLPMTEIESVERIFTRFDSAGMSLGALSPEAHEALAVAMNRIGGRSNSGEGGEDPERYGTEKTSKIKQVASGRFGVTPHYLVNAEVIQIKVAQGAKPGEGGQLPGDKVDARIAKLRFSMPGVALISPPPHHDIYSIEDLAQLIFDLKQVNPEAMVSVKLVSGPGVGTIAAGVAKAYADFITISGYDGGTGASPLTSVKYAGTPWELGLAETHQTLRMNNLREKVRVQTDGGLKTGLDVVKAAILGAESFGFGTAPMVALGCKYLRICHLNNCATGVATQNKVLRLQHFIGLPEMVENYFRFVAEETREWLAKLGVPTIEALIGRTDLLEILPGETDKQRHLNLQPILDAAGMVAESGHYCTGPNPPFDRGELAEEMVRATKPAIEAGTGGEFSFEVKNNNRSIGARVSGEIARHWGNQGMAENPITLRLTGTAGQSFGVWNAGGLHLELDGDANDYVGKGMTGGRIVIRPPAGSSFDTRKTAIVGNTCLYGATGGKLFAAGMAGERFAVRNSGATAVVESLGDHGCEYMTGGVVAVLGGVGVNFGAGMTGGFAYILDEERTFVDQYNHELIDIHRIVAEHMEAHQHYLKALIEEFVAATGSSWGQTVLDDWRDFLGRFWLVKPKALELTELFNTVKAAA